From Bos indicus isolate NIAB-ARS_2022 breed Sahiwal x Tharparkar chromosome 4, NIAB-ARS_B.indTharparkar_mat_pri_1.0, whole genome shotgun sequence, the proteins below share one genomic window:
- the TMEM176B gene encoding transmembrane protein 176B isoform X3: protein MAQNTLTVNGVDVGSVLSQPTHIDIHIHQESALAQLLKAGSSLVERLSHRPAKARIGYGQLALGVTQLLLGAISCALGGLLYLGPWIQLRASGCALWAGFVAIAAGVGAIVHEKRRGKLSGCVSGLLTLAGIATAVAAVVFCVNSFIWQYDGFYDISSVCDSLVPVTPTSWYQRRSSYSSWEEENCRRYMQMLMDLFLGIRALLLAICALQVTVSLASLGVGLQSFCGQSSRALQDEEGSERNLLGENSVPPSPSKEKTTAVIVL, encoded by the exons ATGGCCCAGAACACGCTGACTGTGAATGGAGTTGATGTGGGCTCTGTGCTCTCCCAGCCCACCCACATTGACATCCACATTCACCAGGAATCTGCTTTGGCACAACTGCTAAAAGCTGGGAGTTCCCTAGTGGAGCGCCTGTCTCACCGTCCTGCCAAGGCCAGGATAGGCTATGGACAGCTGGCACTAGGG GTGACCCAGCTGTTGCTCGGGGCTATCAGCTGTGCTCTTGGTGGGCTTCTCTACTTGGGACCCTGGATTCAGCTGCGTGCCTCGGGCTGTGCCTTGTGGGCAGGGTTTGTG GCCATTGCAGCAGGAGTTGGGGCCATTGTCCACGAGAAGCGCCGGGGCAAACTCTCC GGCTGCGTATCAGGTCTGCTCACCCTGGCTGGCATTGCCACGGCCGTGGCCGCTGTCGTCTTCTGTGTGAATAGCTTCATCTGGCAATATGATGGCTTCTATGACATCAGCTCTGTGTGTGATTCCTTAGTCCCTGTCACCCCCACTTCTTGGTACCAACGAAGAAGTTCCTATTCATCGTGGGAGGAGGAGAACTGCAGAAGATACATGCAAATGCTGATG GATTTGTTCCTAGGAATCCGTGCTCTGCTCCTGGCTATCTGTGCTCTGCAGGTCACTGTGTCCTTGGCTTCCCTGGGCGTGGGTCTTCAAAGCTTCTGTGGCCAGAGCTCCCGGGCCCTG caggATGAGGAAGGGTCAGAGAGGAATCTGCTGGGGGAGAATTCAGTGCCCCCTTCCCCCTCCAAGGAGAAGACCACGGCTGTCATTGTCCTGTGA
- the TMEM176B gene encoding transmembrane protein 176B isoform X2 has product MAQNTLTVNGVDVGSVLSQPTHIDIHIHQESALAQLLKAGSSLVERLSHRPAKARIGYGQLALGVTQLLLGAISCALGGLLYLGPWIQLRASGCALWAGFVAIAAGVGAIVHEKRRGKLSGCVSGLLTLAGIATAVAAVVFCVNSFIWQYDGFYDISSVCDSLVPVTPTSWYQRRSSYSSWEEENCRRYMQMLMQDEEGSERNLLGENSVPPSPSKEKTTAVIVL; this is encoded by the exons ATGGCCCAGAACACGCTGACTGTGAATGGAGTTGATGTGGGCTCTGTGCTCTCCCAGCCCACCCACATTGACATCCACATTCACCAGGAATCTGCTTTGGCACAACTGCTAAAAGCTGGGAGTTCCCTAGTGGAGCGCCTGTCTCACCGTCCTGCCAAGGCCAGGATAGGCTATGGACAGCTGGCACTAGGG GTGACCCAGCTGTTGCTCGGGGCTATCAGCTGTGCTCTTGGTGGGCTTCTCTACTTGGGACCCTGGATTCAGCTGCGTGCCTCGGGCTGTGCCTTGTGGGCAGGGTTTGTG GCCATTGCAGCAGGAGTTGGGGCCATTGTCCACGAGAAGCGCCGGGGCAAACTCTCC GGCTGCGTATCAGGTCTGCTCACCCTGGCTGGCATTGCCACGGCCGTGGCCGCTGTCGTCTTCTGTGTGAATAGCTTCATCTGGCAATATGATGGCTTCTATGACATCAGCTCTGTGTGTGATTCCTTAGTCCCTGTCACCCCCACTTCTTGGTACCAACGAAGAAGTTCCTATTCATCGTGGGAGGAGGAGAACTGCAGAAGATACATGCAAATGCTGATG caggATGAGGAAGGGTCAGAGAGGAATCTGCTGGGGGAGAATTCAGTGCCCCCTTCCCCCTCCAAGGAGAAGACCACGGCTGTCATTGTCCTGTGA
- the TMEM176B gene encoding transmembrane protein 176B isoform X1, with translation MAQNTLTVNGVDVGSVLSQPTHIDIHIHQESALAQLLKAGSSLVERLSHRPAKARIGYGQLALGVTQLLLGAISCALGGLLYLGPWIQLRASGCALWAGFVAIAAGVGAIVHEKRRGKLSGCVSGLLTLAGIATAVAAVVFCVNSFIWQYDGFYDISSVCDSLVPVTPTSWYQRRSSYSSWEEENCRRYMQMLMDLFLGIRALLLAICALQVTVSLASLGVGLQSFCGQSSRALDEEGSERNLLGENSVPPSPSKEKTTAVIVL, from the exons ATGGCCCAGAACACGCTGACTGTGAATGGAGTTGATGTGGGCTCTGTGCTCTCCCAGCCCACCCACATTGACATCCACATTCACCAGGAATCTGCTTTGGCACAACTGCTAAAAGCTGGGAGTTCCCTAGTGGAGCGCCTGTCTCACCGTCCTGCCAAGGCCAGGATAGGCTATGGACAGCTGGCACTAGGG GTGACCCAGCTGTTGCTCGGGGCTATCAGCTGTGCTCTTGGTGGGCTTCTCTACTTGGGACCCTGGATTCAGCTGCGTGCCTCGGGCTGTGCCTTGTGGGCAGGGTTTGTG GCCATTGCAGCAGGAGTTGGGGCCATTGTCCACGAGAAGCGCCGGGGCAAACTCTCC GGCTGCGTATCAGGTCTGCTCACCCTGGCTGGCATTGCCACGGCCGTGGCCGCTGTCGTCTTCTGTGTGAATAGCTTCATCTGGCAATATGATGGCTTCTATGACATCAGCTCTGTGTGTGATTCCTTAGTCCCTGTCACCCCCACTTCTTGGTACCAACGAAGAAGTTCCTATTCATCGTGGGAGGAGGAGAACTGCAGAAGATACATGCAAATGCTGATG GATTTGTTCCTAGGAATCCGTGCTCTGCTCCTGGCTATCTGTGCTCTGCAGGTCACTGTGTCCTTGGCTTCCCTGGGCGTGGGTCTTCAAAGCTTCTGTGGCCAGAGCTCCCGGGCCCTG gATGAGGAAGGGTCAGAGAGGAATCTGCTGGGGGAGAATTCAGTGCCCCCTTCCCCCTCCAAGGAGAAGACCACGGCTGTCATTGTCCTGTGA
- the TMEM176A gene encoding transmembrane protein 176A isoform X1, which produces MPIPTQTVHTLGEFLIRKPLPWWGQETEWPLRVSQGWSALQSPRPPTWPLRSPGCQSPAFPSSWKTLEGPCAPAGKLPHPSLLALHQVPPASACSGLPSPAHHSPLPVPEESRWVSRGMETVDCGEAAPRAPQPASIQVHFHHESGLAKLLLGGCSLLQPLLLPRPRATSRALGRHRLLATSWVMQIVLGLLSGVLGGFLYIFSSTTLRNSGAPIWTGAVAVLAGAVAFIYEKRGGIYWALLRTLLALAAFSTATAATIIGAGRFYEYHFIFYKGICNVSPSWRPTGAPTLSPDLERLQQCTAYVNMLKALFISINAMLLGVWVLLLLASLLPLCLCCWRRYRRKEKRDLPLEETVRSE; this is translated from the exons ATGCCCATACCTACTCAGACAGTACACACACTGGGGGAATTCTTGATCAGAAAGCCCCTGCCCTGGTGGGGACAGGAGACAGAATGGCCTCTTAGGGTTTCCCAGGGCTGGTCAGCTCTTCAGTCTCCCAGGCCACCTACCTGGCCCTTGCGCTCTCCCGGATGCCAGAGCCCAGCTTTCCCCAGCAGCTGGAAAACCTTGGAGGGGCCCTGTGCTCCAGCTGGGAAGTTGCCTCATCCTTCCCTGCTGGCACTCCACCAAGTACCTCCCGCTTCTGCCTGCTCGGgtctccccagccctgcccaccactcTCCACTGCCGGTCCCTGAGGAGAGCAG GTGGGTGTCCAGAGGCATGGAGACAGTGGACTGCGGGGAGGCAGCCCCCAGGGCTCCCCAGCCCGCCAGCATCCAGGTGCACTTCCACCACGAGTCAGGTCTGGCCAAGCTCCTGCTAGGCGGGTGCTCCCTGCTgcagcccctcctcctgcccaggcCCCGCGCCACCTCCCGCGCCCTGGGCCGCCACCGGCTGCTGGCGACCTCCTGG GTGATGCAGATCGTGTTGGGGCTGCTGAGCGGGGTCCTGGGAGGATTCCTCTACATCTTCTCCTCTACCACCCTGCGGAACTCGGGAGCTCCCATCTGGACAGGGGCTGTG GCTGTGCTGGCTGGAGCTGTCGCCTTCATTTACGAGAAACGAGGTGGCATCTACTGG GCCCTGCTGAGGACCCTGCTCGCCCTGGCAGCCTTCTCCACGGCCACTGCTGCCACCATAATCGGGGCTGGAAGATTCTATGAGTACCACTTTATTTTCTATAAGGGCATCTGTAATGTCTCCCCCTCCTGGAGGCCCACCGGGGCCCCCACCCTGAGTCCAGACCTCGAGAGGCTGCAACAGTGCACCGCCTACGTGAACATGCTGAAG GCCCTGTTCATAAGCATCAATGCCATGTTGTTAGGGGTCTGGGTTCTACTGCTTCTGGCATCTCTGCTGCCCCTGTgtctgtgctgctggagaagatacAGACGTAAGGAG AAAAGAGACCTTCCCTTGGAAGAAACTGTCAGGAGTGAGTGA
- the TMEM176A gene encoding transmembrane protein 176A isoform X2 — METVDCGEAAPRAPQPASIQVHFHHESGLAKLLLGGCSLLQPLLLPRPRATSRALGRHRLLATSWVMQIVLGLLSGVLGGFLYIFSSTTLRNSGAPIWTGAVAVLAGAVAFIYEKRGGIYWALLRTLLALAAFSTATAATIIGAGRFYEYHFIFYKGICNVSPSWRPTGAPTLSPDLERLQQCTAYVNMLKALFISINAMLLGVWVLLLLASLLPLCLCCWRRYRRKEKRDLPLEETVRSE, encoded by the exons ATGGAGACAGTGGACTGCGGGGAGGCAGCCCCCAGGGCTCCCCAGCCCGCCAGCATCCAGGTGCACTTCCACCACGAGTCAGGTCTGGCCAAGCTCCTGCTAGGCGGGTGCTCCCTGCTgcagcccctcctcctgcccaggcCCCGCGCCACCTCCCGCGCCCTGGGCCGCCACCGGCTGCTGGCGACCTCCTGG GTGATGCAGATCGTGTTGGGGCTGCTGAGCGGGGTCCTGGGAGGATTCCTCTACATCTTCTCCTCTACCACCCTGCGGAACTCGGGAGCTCCCATCTGGACAGGGGCTGTG GCTGTGCTGGCTGGAGCTGTCGCCTTCATTTACGAGAAACGAGGTGGCATCTACTGG GCCCTGCTGAGGACCCTGCTCGCCCTGGCAGCCTTCTCCACGGCCACTGCTGCCACCATAATCGGGGCTGGAAGATTCTATGAGTACCACTTTATTTTCTATAAGGGCATCTGTAATGTCTCCCCCTCCTGGAGGCCCACCGGGGCCCCCACCCTGAGTCCAGACCTCGAGAGGCTGCAACAGTGCACCGCCTACGTGAACATGCTGAAG GCCCTGTTCATAAGCATCAATGCCATGTTGTTAGGGGTCTGGGTTCTACTGCTTCTGGCATCTCTGCTGCCCCTGTgtctgtgctgctggagaagatacAGACGTAAGGAG AAAAGAGACCTTCCCTTGGAAGAAACTGTCAGGAGTGAGTGA